The segment GGTATCAGAGAAAGAATCTGCATAAAATGAATAGAATAATGTCAAAAGcgcatatatatatgtttatgtatatatgaaCACTTCAGAGAGAAACATATTTTATGAACACTAGCTTGTGAAGGCTTTACCTCAGGCTTGGAAGACATTATTAAGTTGCATAGGCAACTATAAACAGCTAATGATTCTTCCAGATCGTCTTTCAATGGCAGTGCTTTCAGAAAAACTGGTAATACCTGCGAGGAAATAAGTATAAACTTTTCAAGATAAAAAGTTTCTCAATATCAAATTTAGTTTTCATAACCGACTCAAATTTTAGAAGTAATGCTTTACATATAACATATCAAAACCTGGTTTAAGGGAACTGCATGTGGCTGCGCCATTATCATTCGTGCAACTGCACCAGCTGCATTGTCTCTAACAGCATCATCAGTTTCTAAATCTCCAAACAAAGGATGCAGAGCGCAAAGAACATCGTTGTAGTATCTGAAGTCAATTAAGAAAAACCTTACATAAGTAAAATTTCTATTTGACTTTGGAAAGAACAAGAATACTCCATTATTTAACTCCAAGGACTAAATACTTTAGGGCTGCCTCTCCACCATTTTTACACAGTTCACCAGCACAAAAGGCTGCATTTCGCCGATTTGCAGCTTCAGTTGATGCTATTTCTTTAATCACCAATGGCATCACATTCTGAGTAATAAAACATTTCCCATCAAAATTAGTCAAGCCAATGAAGAAATGAACTAGCACTGACACAATAACCACTGCAAAAAGCATCATTGAAACTTGCATCTCTAAAATCTCACATCCATATAATGGGCAATTGGAGAACCCATCTCTTGGGCTACTTCTGCAAGGCAAGCAACAACCATGGTCCTATCTTCAGGTGGCCGAGATGCCTTCTGTATATCCAGGCAACTGTCAATAAGAATTGTTTCCTTTCTGAAGATATTACAATTCAGGAGGCACAACTTCTAAAAAAGCAAAATAATACCCACCGCAAACTTCATCAGAGGTtcaaaaaaactaccaaaaatggcCTCAAATCGAGAACCCATGCACTTTGCAAATGCTGGGAGAAGATCTGTAACTGCATCCATCAAAACTTCATCATGCTCACAGTCATCATCATCCAGGTCACTATCTGTCTCATCAGTTTGCTGGCAACAAGCTTCTTGACGCAGTAATTCCAAGGTTGATTGAGATAATGATACCATATCTGACATCAAATGGAGAATTCAAGAAAATTAACGGAGAAAATTTAAGGTACTGACATTATATAAACAATTGAAATATGACAAATATGGATGTACATAGTTAACTTACAGGGTTCAATTGCATTGTAACCAAAAGACTTCATGATCTCTGCTGTGCACATACATGCTTGGGAAACTACCTCCTTATCATCATCCTCCTGCATAGCCCTAACATAGAGATTCATCACTGTATCTGCAAACAACATCAAAATTGACTAATAAGAACAGGAATGGCACACATCCTTGTATGGATACTCGTAGGATGATGTTTAACTAAACTCTACATTTAGAGGCAAGACAGGACTTTAGCATACCAAGAACGTGCTTTGTTTCGGGGGACAATTGCTGCAACCATCCACAAAAACAAGAATTAACTTGACTTTATCATTTTGAAAACAAGAACTAGTTTCCAAAGTAGAAtgaaaaaactatatgaaataatAGAAATAAGGGTTTAACAATTTTTGAAAGGAACAACTCAAAATGTTTCTAAACGAATGATCAAACTTTAAACTAGATAAAAGGTTATAAGCTTACTCTTACATTTGAACTTGGAAAAGTTTCCTGGGTGGCTGTTAATAAATCTGCATTATAGTTCAAAGAAAAACACAAAATACCCACTTTGTAAGTTAATTTCTGATTGATGCATCATAATCTTTTAGACCCTCTATTCAAACTTCGATGTAATAGATACACAAAGATTTCTTTGAAAATTACATATGCATGAAATTGAACTAGAAATTATCAGAACCACAATCTGATATACTGGATCTAATCATTAAAATTTCAAAGTGCAAGATGTTACAAGCgagctaaaataaataaaaaatactctCTTGTGGAGATCAGCAAGCCATATTTTTATCTCCTGGTTTTGGCAATACAATGTATGTAATATGTGAGCATATCAGTGTTCCGCCAAGGTTCCTGACGTGGGGACGAGGGGATGGGGGGACCAGGGGCCTAAGTTTCGGGACGGTGGGTGAGCAGAAGGATGGTGGCGCAAACACCAGTGTCCTACAATTAGATGCTTTTTTTGTGGCTCGAGTGACTGGCCCATGTTATACTTAACAAAAATAAATGTTAAATATCACACCAATAATATGACCAATCGGCAATCAATCAATCTTAGCACCATGATAGCAAAAGTGATACAAGAAAAATACTTTATGGACTAAGCAAGCCCTGCAAAGTGTATGTAGTTTGAATTAGGTTTAGCTTTATGTTAGATATTTTGTGCCTATATGTATAAATATTTGCTTGCTCTTATATTGCTCACATTCATGTTTCCTTTCACATATGAGTTATGCTTGGTggcacaacaatgccaaaaaattgGCTCAAATACTATCCCAGTCATAAAACATTAAAATAATCAATACTCACGCTGGAGGCCAATAATAGCCTGAAGACGAACATCTTCATGGAAATACCCAACATGCTTTGTTAAAATCTCAAGTGCCTCCTCAAAGTAGCTTGAAGACCATCAAGGAACAGCATAACAATAAAATTCttgcaaagaatgtcaatcaaatagtgaaaaatcaattaattaatgcaAGGATACGGTGTAAAAGCACTCTTTGTGTGAAGTGCAAACAAACCAATAGCTTGAGTGGCAGCTGCTTTCTCATCCAATACTCCCGTTCTAACACTGATGTTGCGGACTCTCCTATCATCTTGGGCTTCTTCATCAGAAGATACACCACCAAATACTTTTGCAGCtccatcatcatcagaatcatcaatatcCACTGCCGATCCATCATCAAGGTTGCATGAAGCAAATGCCAAGGGAACCACTTGATGGAGGTACTGTGAGGTGAttatccaaaattctacttcagatGGTTTAACAAAGACCAATCTAAGAAACTTGTGTAAATATACTCCAAGAGTTCTTCTAAACATAGACACCTAACCTATACTTTTAAAATGACATACCAACTACCTGTATAAATCCGTCATCCAGGACCTCTGCAATATTACTGAAGAAACCATGAGTGTACTCCCGAAGCTCACTGAAATCCAGAGCAAAACCCTGAGAGAACATCATAAATAAAAGTAATGAGCCATGTGTTAAAAAATTGCATAGAATTCCAGATTATGAGTTGTGAAACTTACAGCAATAGCAGCTTCGATAAAAGGAGCTAAGATTGGCTCCATTCTTGGCCGCCCAACAGCCATTGCAATTATTCCTACAAGTTCAGTAGCTCTTGCACGTGCACGGAGATCTTCATCTTTAGTAAATACCATGAAAATCTTCATCAATTCCAGAACACTCTCAGCATACGGAATGAAGGCTAATTCTGCAGCAGCAGCAGCTGAACCAATTGCAGACTGCAAAAAAAAACACATCACTCAATATTATTTACATATTGATTTCAAGAGCATACTTGTTTGTTTACCTCCAATAAAATGCAGTTACCAATTTAAAACCaccaaaatatttaattaaaacatAAGGTTCATAAAACACAAAAATCACTGCATACCATGCATGTCTCTTGCAAATCACGGCGATTGCTATGCAACCCTTCAAGCAACTTTCCCATGAGAGGATCAAGATAGGGAAGAATCTCTGATCCCATGTTTTCACAAAATGCAGCAAGTGCATAGTATGCTTTTTCCTGTAAAAGGTGGGACAGTTTTATAACATATATCATAACATAAAAAATTATTTCCTTTGTAGGAGACAAAGGAGCATGATGTCCCAATCATTACCTGCACATCGGGTGATATATCCCCTAGAGCATTCAGAATGCAAGGAAGAACAATCTCATAGTGTCCAACAATTTCAGGTTGCAAATGCTCTGCAAACTGTCCCAGTGTAAAGGATGCTGATCCACGCACTATCTGCTCTGGGTCCTTTAGGGCTTGTAAGACAATAGTTAAAATATTTTCCAACTTGTTCTTCATAACCTCAAAACAGCCTTCTGATATGACACCCAAGGACATCACTGAAGCTTCACGGTATCTTGGATCCATATTTTGAGAATTCGATGCAGCAAAGTCAAGAACAGGTGGGAAAATGTGCTTTCTTGGCAGGCTCATGGCCATCGTATCTAGAACTTCTGCAGCAGCTCGATCGGCGgaaaggtcatcatcatcatctctcttatTACCTTCAGCAAGTAAAGGACACATGGCTGCTAGAATAGGATTAACCAATTTGTGTTTAATAAGCGATTTAGGCTTGTACTTAGCTagccatgagatgatttgtattgCCTGATAACAGAAAAAATGTTCCACTAAGCAACCAAATTTTCAAAAGAATACAGACTAAAGATAGGCAGAGACAGGCAATCTGCaggtttaattattaatattaaaagtAATCATTGCTAAGGCTACAAAAGTAAACCTGATGACGAGTATTTGCTTCTAGATCTTTCCTTGAGCACACTTCAAGAGCAAACTGAACAATGGGCAGTATAGATGACCCAAGTACAGGTGCCGGAGATtctaccaaatcatcaaatatttcGAAGGCGATAGTAGCTACCTCTTCATCTCCATTAGCTAGACATTGTCGCGATACATTCAATATGTGTGGTACAAGTTCCCGGAACATTAGCTGCATCAAGCATGTAAGCCCTCACATTATCAATTTCAATAAATGCATGCCATAAGATTACAATTACATCAAGAAGATAGCCCCAGTATAAGATTAAATGACAATTTATGCAAATCTAAAACAAGATGTGGCATTTGGAACCACAAAACATATGACAGTGAACCACATCAGCATATATAAtagaaattttaaatacaaaacatGAAGCAGTCTTACATTTTACAAATCTAAAACATTAAATAGAaaacagaaaacaaagaaataCCATGCAATCAAAGAGGAAGGAAAGAAACTCAATTAATTTTAATGCCCACAGGACCACAAGTGACCAAACAGGTCATGGAACTCATAAAGACAATACACAGAATATTAAATTACTGGGGTTAAAAAACACCCTCTGAGAAcaaaaaatgatatgaaactaggCACATATAAAACTTTATGTATTACCATAATAGAACCCTAGGTGCTAAGGAAAGAAAAACTATTGTAAAAGGAATTGGTATTAAACTTTATGTATTACCATGATAGAACCCTAGGTGCTGAGGAAAGAAAAACTATTGTAAAAGGAATTGGTATTATATAATCATAAATATTAGTAAAATTTGACAAATCTCATAGCAGTTTAAACTAAGCCCAGGGAAAGAAAATCAGTTAACTgtcaaaaccaaaaccaacaacATAGATCTATGAGCACATAGATGGTATGCTTAGCCAAATGAAGACCACCACTCATGGGAGAGACCGCACTCTAGTGTTCTACCACAAGTacactgttgtcctcatttttgttttcaaaaatgaaggaccattacatgaaattttactctatggcacgcttcccaaggcagaattttgcctaatccttggactgtcttaatcctcagtccatcctcgaaccacgtttcaaatttcgtcaCATTCTAggttcatttgctatgtctttccttcaaattcGGGTTTTTCTCCCTGACTACAGgggggaaattttccttgaattgcaagttttaatgatttcctttgttttagtctttgtagggaaatttctGGCTAaatacaagtgcactttattgaaataagaaacttgtaatttgctttttatttcccccttgatgctttttggctttttagtctttgtagggattTTTTGGACAAGTTACAAGTTAAatttaaattacatatttaaaggtcacttgtaattcttttctaaaacccctaatttaatgtcttttgcttgtaatagggattttaaacccctattacatgtgtgcaagttattaaaacttgttgtagggattttattttccctttacaagtaatttgtaacttgcacatctctctccaaaacccgattttgcctaggaatgaaataaagtgacattttaaacttgttattttgcccaaaaaacccgattttctccataaagtgcaaaTTGAAGGATTTTAAACTTataattgcatttttaaaacctgattttgccttgttgatgaaAAAGTGCAATTGTAAACTTGCTATTTCATTCAAGAAACCCGATTTTCACAAATGCATGCAATTTTGAGCTTGCTATTCCATCCAAAAAACCCAACCAGCCAAGAGAAAtgtttttgttgaagatttcaagcaaattttgtggagaaattcaaCGAGGCGATTTTGTAGCAAGGAGATTTATGTGAGTTGAAGAACACGTTGTTGTTTATGTGATGATTTACCCTTGTTTCTGCAAAAAAGGTTTACCACGTGATTCCTTGAATCCACATTTTGGGGGATTTTAATTCCATAAACTTGCAATCTCCTAAGGCGTTTTTGCCTTTCATACCTAGGCGTTGAAGTTGGAAGGAGATTTGGTCACTTCTTGTGCCATTTAAGATGCATTTGATGCCACGTTTTCCCATGTGATCCTTCAAAGGCTGCATTTTGGAGGGTTTTGATGCCATGTTTTCATCTCTCCCTTAGGCGTTTTGCTTTGGGACTCTTAGGTGTGATTCCTCTTTGGCATTTTGGCTCTTCAAACTTGCATTTGATGCCACGTTTTGCTGCTTATGGCGTTTTaataaaaacgtggctagggtttcgGATTGCGGTTTATCTCTATTTAAGAGCTATTCTTCTTTCttccaaagattgatcatcttttggagaggcattttcagattgaaacaagatatgatttcttttcttttcttgttttcttgttttcttatttttcctttctagttgaagatttgtatatatgttgttcttgccccaaaaatcagttttgtgaaagagattttcccctttgaaaaacaatttttgaattgcattgatcttccccattttccctctttatttgtattcgggattttaaatcccaattacaagttggatgaaaatcattgttcttcccttacggttaaaatttttaaccatcttttgttgaaatttcaagttgcaaagatgaaaaatacccatccttccaaaatcgggtttttaaaaccggATTGCATGTTCaaatttcttcccattttcatgaaaatggcattcccaaaatcttcccatttttatccatccataacgcctatatccgtactttccgttcacgtcatttcctgcaaagtctaattctcatttttcactcatttctccatttaccgttttacaagtatacttgcattcgggttttaaaaatccgattgcatgtgtgTTTTTCCAAACTTGTATATttgtaaaattttccccaagatcCAATTGCATGTGTGCTTTTCCAAACTTGTATACTAgtaaaattttccccaagatctgaaattggtcaaagtcaaaatTCCTGgcatttcccatttatttcccctctttctctcacaaaatcgtgaagtgcaagggttggagttcttcccatttgaagaaagaaaaatgttagttgcagctgattatAATGTttccttaacacttttaagtcttcatcgcagtataccaggttgtccttcaatgtcagatttgtcgtcatctccaattccaaagaagatgaagtataaatatgataaataccaaaatgaggtttcaccttctcaagtgtcttctcctttggatcgcataaaagatacagagatagggcatgtggacatgtctgAATTTGTCAAGAGGGTAGAGGATCCGCAGGATAGCAATAtgtagcggctgttggacagccatatccatcacgcatcttcttttccagtggctgccctagaacctgaatttgttctcgcttgcgcccatcactttcacaaggagacaagaaccattaaaaatgatgatggtgaagcaataatccgccttgacgcagacacaattgagaaagtctttaGAATACCACcggcacctgtttatatggaaatctccaaagatagTGTAGCTGAGTACTATGTAAAAAGGGAAAAGGAGTGCAAACGTCATATTAACatgtggattcatgagccacgagccgccttctcaaggtgggctaagttgtaccgccgTGATTTTAAATGGGAGattggagacatcataactctcctcagcaggatgatgggccttgaacattcgaatgtttttgagccctggatgtaccagttcgtcatgttcataaggcagtcccatcatatatcatggggagaagtcatcagtgatACCTTGTGCAatcaacttgcagcagtcccttccaccatgactttttatatgaattcatacttagtgtatttggcagcgtcactcagacatttccctggtctttctaccaagggtgaccgcTCGCTTATACTGgtatgggaatactatgatcagctgcctttgagacccggcagattgcatttcagaagagttcaaaatgcattctttggttactttatgtgtcagtttgacagaactctgaaGAACAGAAGGGTATCAGACGAGGCATGgaaaagagtgaatgagtatgggtgcttgtttcttcaattcccgaccTTTACCTATAGTGGGCAGTCATATATGCTCCCTAGATACCCGACTGATAAGATTatacttatggagttgggaagacagatcatggttgtgcaCGCCCATCAGTCTGtcagacataaggttggaatggggatttctacaacaaacccattgaaaattggccggtattctcttgtcacatccgtcaaagtcaaggctatggagactgagatgcaggaaattaagctcaaaaggtttaagtccagagctgattttgattaccaaGGTATGAAGCAAAAGATCAAAAAATACTTCGTGCACGTGCATCGTATTgcggatatctgggtagatcttcgTACAGAAGTGGAAATTTTGAAGATGGATTATTGCAGACTTACtgttgagcaagttgttgatttgaacttggtggatattccacaagggatgattgatgatgggcatgtgCTTGATCAAGAATATATTACACGAAGgattgaggaagctccacttcctttaatccaatggtcacacaaggagtgcatatccattcttgagagatttcaacctatcttggctaacaccaacgcttggttgaaaagtaatggtgttagactcagcaaaatcaaggttggaaaagaagatgattctacggggcctcttggacgtaagtctgagattcaagtTGACAATAAAGAAGGCGCATCAGCTTCTGGCACCAAGTTCAAATTTCGAGTTAGTCGGGCAGTactgcttcctcctgaggaggcgacagttcgtggaAAGGAAAAGTCACAGTTTCATGTTCACGTGATCAATcttgataatccagaagaagggcagcaatctgatgatgctcctaagtctccaacttcggactcacctcatgagatcccttcctcagtttccattgagacgccccttTCTCCTCTTGACTTAATGgtggaagagtctcctcagaatgtcatTCCTATTTTAGCATATGAGCCGCcccctgatcatcaacaagagagtgtgctgGAAGTTCTTGaagatactcctgcatgtatccaactgtcagagattgatacctccacttctggctttgaagaatttatgaggcaatcttcgtgCCCATTAGTTACTGAGCAAACCGTGAtcgccatccaaacagatactcctcctAGGATGACCACAGtcgttcaaacagaaactgcttcttcTTTGCTTGCAGCTGTTACTGAAGGAGAATTAATGGCTTTACCTTtgtggcttagttcttttaccccaaaaaggaagaagcaagaaatctcacctgatgcctttgattatcagcaactgaaACAGTCTAGGCCCAAGGAAAGGCTAAGACTATCttcagagtaactgttgacagcaacaagatgaaggtagctgaaattgttgaacctcttGCAGATAAGCCATTTGAAGAGATGTCAGCtactgattacaaagttacaaggatagaattgggtaagcaaacgcaggaggtgattaaacatgatgccTAGTTTCTGTAGCTTCACTAGTACAGCGGTGCGATGAACTTCTAgctaagaaagacaagctagaagaggacaacCGACAACTTGTTGCAGTTGTTCGTAAAATCACAAAACATACTGTGAAGTGAGTAATCCTTCAAGTTCTACCGAGGCACGAGAATCAATTCATggagttgaaagagctgctcagaaagtacaagcattgAATTCCttggttgatcagcttcatgatctatgtgaaCAAGtgttgaaagacatttttcagatgatgtctaagttagagACTATTGAAGAGAAATTGAGTCATACCTCCGACGCTTTTAAAAAGAATCTAGAAAGTGTTGAAGGTAGTTTGACAATTTGGcgcaccatgccccaacaacagttgagtgttctacaggagcatgccattatcccttccagggtcatgtacttggaatttgaagagcttatGGAAAATAAGGCcgttgttcttaaatccctcattgaggagattgatgatgcaatgagattagggggtgaagttttccaagatattgtgaaaaggcctcttgcaacataataagtcaggatggagagctgataccAGAAGAACAAGTTCTTGCAAATTTACAGATAAGTATTcgtaatgaatggaggagcgaataATTTTCAACTGCTTcaattcaaattttgatgaaacaccaaatctttttgcataaaattcaattcatcttggagAAGAACAATTTTATGCTCCTtcgatgccatgataccattgtgaagaccatggttgttgccaagaacacccatgaaccggatctTGATGAACTACGAATGATCATCcaaaagtttgaaggattcatATCTTCACGtgttgcaacttaagtgttttgtatttttccagatttgtaatcttttagttgtagtttttcttttgacaagtttcaTGTAAAAGCCTTTTTATAAAATGCAAgataagtcattacttgcacttttgtaattacatgtaaggcaattACAGTTTGagttcagttaggactgtagttggaataagtcatagttggTTATTGAATAAGTATTGGTGGTTgaaagaatttctcaagttagttgggatcctcccacctttttttcaagactcctcttctataaatacttgaggggtctattgtaatttttatcttttggaaagcaagcaaaaactctgtcaaatttgcagcaaagaagtctttgagcttttatgtgtaaattgaagaattgaaaagaatagaagaaaattgctcaagctttgagtctttgtgctacattcttgagtttgtgttccatatttcctttcttgcaagtgtttctttgagaacttAATCGAATCTAATTTGcaatctttgagctgcaagtattgaagattaatttagttaaagtagaagttctattgggAAAAACTGTAAGACTTTGTTTTTACACTTGTTCGTAACAGaatttagaagtagattttgtgagaaatagctatgagtctttgagcttatgctACTTCCTATTGTTTATGTAGAAAGGATGACATATTTCAATATttgtgctgttataatttgttcttaatcaaattagtatagaaaagggtagataggacttcacataatcaagtctttgaacTTAATATTGTTatcccatccc is part of the Cryptomeria japonica chromosome 10, Sugi_1.0, whole genome shotgun sequence genome and harbors:
- the LOC131076946 gene encoding uncharacterized protein LOC131076946 isoform X4, with translation MSQSLELLLIQFLMPDNDARRQAEEQIKRLAKDPQVVPALLQHIRTAKAANVRQLAAVLLRKKITGHWMKLSPQLRDSVKSALIESITGEHSPPVRRASANVVSVVAKYAVPAGEWPDLLPFLFQCSQSVQEDHREVALILFSSLTETIGDVLRPHFSTLQSVFVKSLQDESSNRVRIAALKAVGSFVEYIQTENEVLMFRELVPHILNVSRQCLANGDEEVATIAFEIFDDLVESPAPVLGSSILPIVQFALEVCSRKDLEANTRHQAIQIISWLAKYKPKSLIKHKLVNPILAAMCPLLAEGNKRDDDDDLSADRAAAEVLDTMAMSLPRKHIFPPVLDFAASNSQNMDPRYREASVMSLGVISEGCFEVMKNKLENILTIVLQALKDPEQIVRGSASFTLGQFAEHLQPEIVGHYEIVLPCILNALGDISPDVQEKAYYALAAFCENMGSEILPYLDPLMGKLLEGLHSNRRDLQETCMSAIGSAAAAAELAFIPYAESVLELMKIFMVFTKDEDLRARARATELVGIIAMAVGRPRMEPILAPFIEAAIAGFALDFSELREYTHGFFSNIAEVLDDGFIQYLHQVVPLAFASCNLDDGSAVDIDDSDDDGAAKVFGGVSSDEEAQDDRRVRNISVRTGVLDEKAAATQAIGLFALHTKSAFTPYFEEALEILTKHVGYFHEDVRLQAIIGLQHLLTATQETFPSSNVRQLSPETKHVLDTVMNLYVRAMQEDDDKEVVSQACMCTAEIMKSFGYNAIEPYMVSLSQSTLELLRQEACCQQTDETDSDLDDDDCEHDEVLMDAVTDLLPAFAKCMGSRFEAIFGSFFEPLMKFAKASRPPEDRTMVVACLAEVAQEMGSPIAHYMDNVMPLVIKEIASTEAANRRNAAFCAGELCKNDTTTMFFALCILCLEI